The genomic stretch tggaAACATTTCACCAACGACATTTAGGGTCGTttcaagtgggaaatacaatcTGAAGGTAAAAATGGGTGCTTTTGGTGCGAAAACGaggaattcaaattttcaaagtaAACCTACGTAAATAGGATGTTTACTAAGTGAGTTCTAGGGATCTTGCATCCTCAACAATGGGCCGTCAATATATCACGTGTCAAGATCGCCATTCAGAATACCGACTTATACGAATTTATCCCTGTGCTAAACTAATTACGTGTTAGCCAATACAAGCCTAGTACTACTGCCggttgagttcagaacaccatCTCAGCCTCAGCTAAAGGAATCGTGTATATCAAAGAAACACGCAGTTTATATATAAAGAAATCTAATTTCATCAAACCATAAAATATAAACTTACAATTTTAGAAGATCATGccaaaagtgactgtgaatgtgAGAGACTGTGACTAATACATTGAGAATAACTTgaaaatagtaaatcgtatagtaatagtagtCAATAGGTCGAATGAAACTTTATAATGATagaaatataaatacatataatCTAGTCACTTAGTAGCTATACTATAAGAAATATGTATAATAACAATCCATAAATAATGACTTAGTTACTATACCACCTATTTTTCGTTAGGGCATAACAGGCTGTATTAAGTTATGACATTTTATGCATAATAACAGTTTGTATAAAGTGTTTATCATCTATAACGCATACTATTGTGGTgcgggttacttatatccacataagtagtatatggtgatggtcaggcatagaatttACTTTGGCaggagatcgataaggaaagaacaggaacgaagcgcagtcggtatgaaaatgcgtgaacaatgaaatcagagacgatcgAATGATATTaacagaaggaacaatcaagattgggatattctgtaattttgtgcttaaagACATTCGAGTGTTCCCCACTCGTcttttctgttcactacactattactgttcgatttttaaaaaaaataataaatgtcaTTGATTTTAAATGCTTAGGATCCATATGATGTCGAAATTAATggtgcagcaatttggaagactcttccggtctgccacattgtccggacattccacgtacctataaaaattgtcactagttgttagaaggtgcatcggcctcatggcTTCTGAAGGAactcagctttcatcatgagacgtcataattattccttcaactcccagggcagagtttagatggtttaaataattttttctggttagcgtttttatagcgagttggttttctacaggatggggtcgctaaccccatgtacAACCCACCTcgtttacccgggcttgggaccggcagtagcccccgaagGAGCTACAAGGGGGAGTTCTAGtccgattttttttaaaataataaatgttattGATTTTAAATGCTTAGGATCTATATGATGTCGAAATTAATGGTAGACATAGGAGCTAATTTGTTTATCTGTtatctgtttgaatcttctcattgatgtttaagactgctaCTAGTCAGTCTctcacttattggcatatgttcatactgtgtgtattgccttgatatggccttaattcacaagcattataagcaaatatggataatggctggtagtggaatccagttggacGCGTGTTTCaccctatttgtgactcgtcaactgggtgtacctgcatctcaatgTTGATATTCACTTGCTTAAAGCATATGATTAGTTGATTTATTTGTGTATTAGCAATCTGTTATTTTCATTCTATACTTTATCATACTTGATTTTTAAAGGATTAGATATTccacaagtgaatttaataataaattggaATATGCCAACAACAAAAACTGGTAAAGCTGATTGGGAAACTTATTTACATCGTATTGGTAGATCTGGTCGTTTTGGTAAAGAAGGTGTAGCAGTTAATTTTATTCTAAATGATGAAATGTATTTGATCAAAGAATTGGAATCACATtttggttagttagttagttatttgatatttttcattcattttaggGAAGTTCATTGTGACTtgagtttttattttttattacgaaacattattatttcaatacataaacattggtacaagggggcaccagatacatatgtgccacacaagatttcatttcatttattcatgtgtgagggctgtgataatgtCCGTTtgcccagaccaaagcaggtggttttcttagggatccatacccggagcctttgacctaacggCCTGATCTACAAGTCAGTGGTGCAACGTAAGGACATGCAGTACCATgctagccggtgaccaacaattgattcatacgccatttgttttcttaggatactggagcccatgtggacgattggtttgtaatcagggtttcccaactcccctcgGTCAACtcgccgtgttcaccaacccgattagcatgccggacattcgcttttcgttctctggATTTCGTTAACAACAGTAACGCCAAGAGAATGCAAtaagtaggacttgtgtggcagaggttGTATACGCATGGCCGTGTGAGATCATTTCGGttgtaccagggtatttgggggcttACGCAACATAATGTGATCATTAGAAACTTTACAAAGTTTCCCATCaccttgaagtcagtcagtaGTAGTTaattgtgtgtgcgtgtgtctGTAGTTTGTCTCTGTTCTCTATTtgctaaaatattaaaatttaacaaaataaacGTTTTAATTTACTAAACATTTATCTTAATACTGTTTTAATTATAGAAATAGAAATTCCTGAATTAACTGCTGAAGATTTGAATAGATTTTAATGAGCGGATTTTATTGCTTTGTCATATATATCTGTATGTATAAATGATACATTCTTATATTTCCTTCCAGTTCTGAATGATACCATCAGAAATTGTATTACCATTTTATTTGTTGCCCAATATTAAGTTTATTATTCAAGTTTCAAATATACACTTCTGATATCTATGGAGTTACTTTGATTATtggcaaaaagaaaaaaattgacgCCTATTCCAATGAATCATTTTGTCTAGAATTGAAGTAGTATCTGCTAAAAAAAACTGTAAAGGAATATCAAGTGTAATTCGGTTGGTGCATGCTGTCGTcttcttctgcatttgttgttgcgtgtgtgatagaagagtcagatcatctgcgaagtccagatcgtccagctgcatccccGCTCTTAACTATATCGCAAGCTTCCCCCCATATGTTGatgtcttcataattcagtcgatcaccaggagaaagagaaagagtgagagtaagcaacgTCGCCTAACACCGgcctttacctcgaatgagtcggtgagttgttctCCCTGAACGattttggcagtttaatccatcataggaattccgtatgatattgactatcttctcaggcacaccgtaGTGCCTAAGAAGCCTCGTAGTactgtcctgtccacgctatcacgtgctttctcgtagtcaatgaagttgatgtacagtgatgaattccatttaattgattgttccacaatgatccaaAAAGCTGTAAAGGAATATCAATGTACATGCTAAATTCTATAAAAAAAAGCTTTATTTATTGAATGACAATACTAATATGCTTGTAGGAAATCAAATTAATCCAGATATCATGTATATCACCAATGACAAAGCTAGAATCTTCCGGTTAATGATGATATGTCCTgaaattattctatatatattatgACAAGCATACTGTGCAATTTAAGTCATATTACCATTAtggtcaataataataaaacccctttatcatatgctcactagtgattggttccatgaggtatttcctagagttctagtgagaatcagtaaccagtggagttcaaccaggtctgttagaagatatcaactcactgaagacattggtgaaatgatTGCTCAAcgtggtggattggttgaagctagacattaacaccgttggatgccggccggctcagtggtctatcagtcaagtgctctggcacgagactggtaggtcttgggttcgaatctcgctaggcgggatcgtggatgcgcactgctg from Schistosoma mansoni, WGS project CABG00000000 data, supercontig 0151, strain Puerto Rico, whole genome shotgun sequence encodes the following:
- a CDS encoding DEAD/DEAH box ATP-dependent RNA helicase,putative; its protein translation is MPTTKTGKADWETYLHRIGRSGRFGKEGVAVNFILNDEMYLIKELESHFEIEIPELTAEDLNRF